One Methanobrevibacter millerae genomic region harbors:
- a CDS encoding CBS domain-containing protein, with protein METRKVEQIMTKDVITATPDIDVVCAFEKLMKCKISSLPVVEDDKLVGIITATDVGHNLILDKYELGTSVKEIMIKDVVTVSPKDSIEDAIKVMKEATGSGILNQLPVVENDKLVGIISDGDIIQELF; from the coding sequence ATGGAAACGAGGAAAGTGGAACAGATAATGACTAAAGATGTGATTACAGCAACTCCGGATATCGATGTTGTATGTGCATTTGAAAAACTGATGAAATGCAAAATCAGCTCTCTGCCTGTCGTTGAAGACGATAAACTGGTGGGAATAATCACTGCAACTGACGTTGGTCATAATTTAATCCTTGACAAGTATGAACTGGGGACCAGCGTTAAGGAAATAATGATTAAGGATGTTGTAACGGTTTCCCCTAAGGACAGCATTGAAGATGCAATCAAGGTCATGAAGGAAGCCACCGGTTCCGGAATTTTGAACCAGTTGCCTGTAGTCGAAAATGATAAATTGGTTGGTATTATTTCCGATGGAGATATCATTCAAGAGTTATTTTAA
- a CDS encoding cation diffusion facilitator family transporter, with protein sequence MDELREKGGKKAATVAITANCFLTAFNILVGVMSGSYALIAEGMHTFSDVTTSVIAYIGFKIGQKPADEEHPRGHGRAEAISGLVIVVFLTIVGWEIIDTAKDQFLNPSLITVPSFYAAIMAVFGIFINLAISTYIIKIGEEIHSPAIVADGKHQRTDIFSSIAILCGVVASNIGYPILDPIVGCLIGLLILKTAFEIGKENIDNIMGKVTDDKIIRKIERVANKTPNAYEAHNIKVDNYGAYVLVNLHVKVNGSLTVSQSHEIAHNVEKNILKKIPIVKSATVHVCPLGSEYDHSQDIDKK encoded by the coding sequence ATGGATGAGCTAAGAGAAAAAGGCGGTAAAAAGGCCGCAACGGTAGCAATAACAGCGAACTGTTTTTTAACGGCATTCAACATACTCGTCGGAGTGATGAGCGGAAGTTACGCTTTGATTGCTGAAGGAATGCATACCTTTTCAGACGTTACCACATCAGTTATAGCATATATAGGATTTAAAATCGGCCAGAAACCTGCGGATGAAGAGCATCCTAGAGGCCACGGCCGTGCAGAGGCAATAAGCGGACTTGTTATAGTAGTATTCTTAACGATTGTAGGATGGGAAATCATTGATACGGCCAAAGACCAGTTCTTAAATCCGAGTTTAATTACCGTTCCCAGCTTTTACGCTGCAATAATGGCAGTATTCGGAATATTCATTAATCTGGCCATAAGTACATATATCATTAAGATCGGTGAAGAGATACACAGTCCGGCCATTGTAGCTGACGGAAAACACCAAAGAACAGATATCTTTTCATCAATAGCTATTTTATGCGGCGTTGTAGCATCAAATATAGGTTATCCAATACTTGACCCAATAGTTGGATGTTTAATTGGACTTTTAATCCTAAAGACAGCATTTGAAATTGGAAAGGAAAACATTGACAACATCATGGGAAAAGTTACGGACGATAAAATCATCAGAAAGATTGAAAGGGTAGCAAATAAAACCCCGAATGCATATGAAGCCCACAACATTAAGGTAGACAACTATGGGGCTTACGTTCTTGTCAATCTTCACGTGAAAGTCAACGGCAGCCTTACAGTATCCCAGTCACATGAAATTGCGCATAATGTTGAGAAAAATATCCTTAAAAAGATCCCAATAGTAAAATCAGCGACAGTGCATGTCTGTCCATTGGGATCAGAGTACGACCATTCCCAAGATATAGATAAAAAATAA
- a CDS encoding pyridoxal phosphate-dependent aminotransferase gives MINPAQRTKAIELSQIRKMFEITNPDAINLGIGEPDFDVPENIKNAMIESINENDTHYTPNKGYIELREEIVKKFKDDNGIKTNPENIIVTVGASEALFMCAQAFVESGNEVLLPNPSFLSYEACVKIAGGKITPVECSMENEFKLKADDVAEKINENTKAIVLNSPSNPTGAVMEKEDIKAIADLSMDKNFLIISDEIYEKIIYDKKHYSPAKWSDNVITINGFSKTYAMTGLRIGYLNANEDLCEELLKIHQYNLACATTTSQRGAIEALRGPQDEAVKMVNEFKRRRDLIVERLNRMGYETVNAEGAFYVFPKIDDENFVQKAAKAGVITVPGAAFGSNGKGHVRMSYANSYENIEKAMDILEERLVNG, from the coding sequence ATGATAAATCCAGCACAAAGAACAAAAGCAATTGAACTGTCTCAAATCAGAAAAATGTTTGAAATTACAAATCCGGATGCCATCAATCTGGGAATTGGAGAACCTGATTTTGACGTACCTGAAAATATTAAAAATGCAATGATTGAATCAATCAATGAAAACGATACACATTACACTCCGAACAAGGGTTATATTGAGCTCAGGGAAGAGATTGTCAAGAAGTTCAAAGATGACAACGGAATAAAAACAAACCCTGAAAACATAATAGTGACCGTCGGAGCAAGCGAAGCGCTGTTCATGTGCGCACAGGCATTCGTTGAAAGTGGAAACGAAGTTCTGCTTCCAAATCCAAGCTTCCTGTCATATGAAGCATGCGTAAAGATTGCCGGAGGTAAAATTACTCCTGTTGAGTGCAGCATGGAAAACGAATTCAAGCTTAAGGCGGATGACGTTGCTGAAAAGATTAATGAAAACACAAAAGCCATCGTATTGAATTCCCCGTCAAACCCGACCGGAGCGGTAATGGAAAAGGAAGACATAAAGGCAATTGCTGATTTATCAATGGACAAAAATTTCCTCATCATTTCAGATGAAATCTATGAAAAAATCATTTACGATAAAAAGCATTATTCTCCTGCAAAATGGAGTGATAACGTAATTACAATCAACGGATTTTCAAAAACCTATGCAATGACCGGCTTAAGGATAGGCTATCTGAACGCAAACGAAGACTTGTGTGAAGAACTGCTTAAGATACACCAGTATAACCTTGCCTGCGCCACAACAACATCACAAAGAGGCGCAATTGAAGCACTTAGAGGACCGCAGGACGAAGCGGTGAAAATGGTTAACGAATTCAAAAGAAGAAGAGATTTGATTGTTGAAAGATTGAATAGAATGGGATATGAAACTGTCAATGCGGAAGGAGCATTCTACGTATTTCCAAAAATCGATGATGAAAACTTTGTCCAAAAGGCAGCCAAAGCAGGAGTCATAACGGTTCCCGGTGCAGCTTTCGGTTCAAACGGAAAGGGACACGTAAGAATGTCTTACGCAAATTCATATGAAAACATCGAAAAAGCTATGGATATTCTGGAGGAGCGTCTAGTTAATGGATGA
- a CDS encoding radical SAM protein: MISEDNIFIKDYKKVDIRFALTYPNIYRTAMSSLGYNILYNYINERADTWCERITYPNIHSIESNTPLKSFDIISFSLQFEEDYFNVLEMLKQTEIPLRREDRSSKDPLIIAGGPCATANPMPMSPYIDIFIIGEGEVIINQFLDKYLENKELSSFLDIKGIYIPEFDNDANIAIVNEMEDAYHITRPIISRSDDDEYKTVFSDSIMLNVSRGCTRGCRFCMSSYLYRPMRETNIDKLVETAIESRENTGLNKITLIGAAVSDYDGIEELIKRLEGKGFQISTPSLRIESITYESLRLLKESGLKTITLAPESIDSLRKRINKSIPDEKIFSVIEDAVKLDFNIKLYFLIGLPHETMDDIKELCGYIERIANMHTSRHKIKFSINPVVPKPHTPMQWMSYDFKDIKRKSKYIKKNLRKYSIKIESPKKALIQYILSCGNSEVSEIIERSLTRDVNIHEWMGYLPEYGIDDELPWDGIDVGVKKEFLKIEYKRLETKKQTPWCNNSTCYNCGSCD, translated from the coding sequence ATGATAAGTGAAGACAATATTTTCATCAAGGATTATAAAAAGGTAGACATCAGATTTGCATTGACCTATCCGAATATTTATCGAACGGCCATGTCATCACTCGGCTATAATATATTATATAATTATATTAATGAAAGGGCAGACACATGGTGTGAGAGAATAACATACCCCAATATCCATTCAATTGAATCAAACACCCCCCTTAAAAGCTTTGATATCATCAGCTTCTCACTGCAGTTCGAAGAGGACTATTTCAATGTTTTAGAGATGCTGAAACAGACAGAAATCCCTTTAAGGCGGGAGGATAGAAGCTCTAAAGATCCATTAATTATAGCCGGCGGGCCGTGCGCCACCGCAAATCCAATGCCGATGTCACCATATATCGACATATTCATTATAGGCGAAGGTGAAGTGATTATAAACCAGTTCCTTGACAAATACCTTGAAAATAAGGAATTAAGTTCATTTTTAGACATTAAAGGCATCTACATTCCCGAATTCGACAATGATGCAAATATTGCTATCGTTAATGAGATGGAAGATGCGTACCACATTACCCGTCCGATAATATCCCGAAGCGACGATGACGAGTACAAAACCGTCTTCAGCGATTCGATAATGCTTAACGTGTCAAGGGGATGCACGAGAGGCTGCAGATTCTGCATGTCAAGCTATCTTTATAGGCCGATGAGGGAAACCAACATCGACAAGCTGGTTGAAACAGCCATCGAAAGCCGTGAAAACACCGGATTGAATAAAATCACGTTAATAGGGGCTGCGGTAAGTGACTATGATGGAATAGAAGAACTTATAAAAAGACTTGAAGGCAAGGGCTTTCAGATTTCAACCCCATCACTCAGGATAGAATCGATTACCTACGAAAGCCTCAGACTCCTTAAGGAAAGCGGGCTTAAAACTATTACGCTGGCTCCCGAGTCGATTGACTCCTTAAGAAAAAGAATCAATAAAAGCATTCCGGACGAAAAGATATTTTCAGTTATTGAGGATGCGGTGAAGCTTGACTTCAACATAAAACTTTACTTCCTCATCGGTCTTCCTCATGAAACGATGGATGACATAAAGGAACTTTGCGGGTACATCGAAAGGATTGCAAACATGCATACCTCAAGACACAAAATCAAATTCAGCATAAATCCCGTTGTCCCAAAACCCCACACTCCTATGCAATGGATGAGCTATGATTTTAAGGACATCAAACGAAAGAGCAAATATATTAAAAAGAATCTTCGAAAATATAGCATCAAAATAGAAAGTCCTAAAAAAGCATTAATCCAATATATATTGTCCTGTGGAAATAGTGAAGTTTCTGAAATTATTGAAAGGTCACTTACCCGAGACGTCAACATTCACGAGTGGATGGGCTACCTTCCCGAGTACGGCATTGACGATGAGCTTCCCTGGGACGGGATTGATGTGGGCGTGAAAAAGGAATTTCTTAAAATAGAATACAAAAGACTCGAGACCAAAAAGCAGACTCCATGGTGCAACAACTCGACATGCTATAACTGCGGGTCATGTGACTAA
- a CDS encoding transglutaminase domain-containing protein, translating to MLISIVCILFMFLGSVSAVDLDSTIDDANLLGENNKVVFSSQILDVSSDDSISETISHDDEGFLQSQYISDDILANGTVATSLVGNDSEFYFNSGNSFKVSLSDVNGTPLTNQSVIFTINGNNYTRITNENGTASIKINLNSGSYDIASYYEGTSVYEPCNATNIIKVLSTISGDDIEKYYRNATQYYATFVNSQGALLNNTTVAFNINGVYYERKTNENGTARLNINLHSGDYVLTAINPVTGEMHSNDVTVLTTLYAADIVKYYKNDTQYYVSVLNATGNPLINKSVTFNINGVYYNRTTDSSGIAKMNINLNPGNYTITTINPVNDEMHSNNIEVLPTIFADDLDMIYRNGSRFKAHVLDGNGNPLAKSNVTFNINGIHYTRVSDDEGNAYLNINLDVGQYVITATNDKGLSVSNVINISKCNSTISGSNAHIIYGVDRDYTVTLMGLNNKSVRSATVYFSYAGRNVTALTNENGEATITISNISIGTYSVEYGFLGDINYYPCKSNSTFVVANSTVILSAEDLDMVYKDGSSFNVTLTDLDSNPLANETITFNLNGVDYNRTTDANGTARIKINLFPNSYKITYTHGEVDAEDYYQSSNIINVAKLVAIFYGEDLVMNGGETAPFIVRLADTNADPVKDMQVTFKINGVSYNRTTNASGVAKLNIGLNVGFYTITASIDNVVYAAEELSRHVLVNGSTLTSDGDVEVVAGNKFTYSAYLFDPYGNPRANAEVEFTYAGVTKTASTDSKGVASITIDGLAKGDYLIVYRYTGDNTAGEANIHVFGAIPIASLVSAANTVNLYIEKNAKLPSTVTIGDLTFTTAQYLYLLSEAIYNLNNGDKSNLYVFNVNNPTNPGAAANMGVLNKYVAVARSILDSMDSGTTPNSVDSELGKIGYDGIVYAFTRVMVYYGSMAKLPTSVAIKSLVIYTSQSVLDSKNTITNLEPYLNPSKNCQADNPTIVALAESLTKGLTTSVEKATAIFNYVRDTVSYSFYYDTKYGAVGTLNAKTGNCVDHSHLLIALFRAADLPARYVHGTCTFSSGSTYGHVWTQVLIGDTWVVADATSTRNSFGKVVNWNNYAYSLKGYYAAISF from the coding sequence ATGCTTATTTCTATTGTCTGCATTCTGTTCATGTTTTTGGGTTCAGTTTCAGCAGTAGATTTAGACAGTACAATTGATGATGCAAATTTATTAGGCGAAAATAATAAAGTTGTTTTTTCTTCACAAATTTTAGATGTTTCTAGTGATGATTCTATCTCAGAGACTATTTCTCATGATGATGAAGGATTTTTGCAATCTCAATATATCTCTGATGATATTCTGGCTAATGGGACAGTTGCAACGTCATTGGTTGGAAATGATAGCGAATTTTACTTTAATAGTGGAAATTCATTTAAAGTTTCATTGTCTGATGTTAACGGTACTCCATTAACAAATCAGAGCGTAATTTTTACAATCAACGGTAATAATTACACTAGAATTACTAATGAAAACGGTACGGCTTCCATTAAGATCAATCTGAATTCAGGAAGCTATGACATAGCATCTTATTACGAAGGAACAAGTGTTTACGAACCTTGCAATGCTACAAATATTATTAAAGTGTTATCTACGATTTCCGGAGACGATATTGAGAAATATTATAGAAATGCTACTCAATATTACGCTACATTCGTCAACAGTCAGGGCGCCTTGCTGAACAATACCACTGTTGCTTTCAACATCAACGGCGTTTATTATGAACGGAAGACCAATGAAAACGGAACGGCAAGACTTAACATCAATCTTCATTCAGGGGATTATGTATTGACTGCAATCAACCCGGTTACCGGTGAAATGCATTCAAATGACGTTACTGTATTGACTACTTTATATGCGGCTGATATTGTAAAGTACTATAAGAACGATACTCAGTATTATGTTAGTGTCCTGAACGCTACAGGCAATCCATTAATCAACAAAAGCGTAACCTTTAACATTAATGGTGTTTATTATAATCGTACTACTGATTCAAGTGGTATAGCTAAGATGAATATCAATCTTAATCCGGGAAATTACACTATTACTACAATCAATCCTGTAAATGATGAAATGCATTCCAATAATATTGAGGTATTGCCTACAATATTCGCAGATGATTTGGATATGATTTATAGGAACGGAAGCAGGTTCAAGGCACATGTTTTGGATGGTAATGGCAACCCATTGGCTAAAAGCAATGTGACGTTCAATATCAACGGCATTCACTATACCCGTGTCAGTGATGATGAGGGTAATGCATACTTAAACATTAATCTTGACGTCGGTCAGTATGTCATAACCGCTACAAACGATAAGGGACTCTCCGTTTCCAATGTAATCAACATCAGTAAATGTAATTCAACTATCTCAGGCAGCAACGCCCATATAATTTATGGCGTTGACAGGGATTACACGGTTACATTAATGGGATTAAACAATAAGTCAGTCCGTTCAGCTACAGTATATTTCTCATATGCTGGAAGAAACGTGACCGCACTCACCAATGAAAACGGTGAAGCAACCATTACGATTTCCAACATTTCAATCGGTACATATTCTGTTGAATACGGATTCCTTGGAGACATTAATTATTATCCATGCAAATCCAACAGCACTTTTGTTGTGGCAAATTCAACCGTGATATTGTCCGCTGAAGACCTGGACATGGTTTATAAGGACGGATCCAGCTTCAACGTTACATTAACCGATTTGGATTCAAATCCATTAGCCAACGAAACCATAACTTTCAATCTTAATGGTGTTGACTATAACCGTACGACCGATGCGAACGGAACCGCCAGAATCAAAATCAACCTGTTCCCTAACTCTTACAAAATTACCTACACCCATGGTGAAGTTGATGCGGAAGACTATTATCAATCTTCCAATATCATTAACGTCGCTAAACTCGTTGCAATTTTCTATGGGGAAGATTTGGTAATGAATGGTGGTGAAACAGCTCCATTTATCGTAAGGCTGGCTGATACCAACGCCGATCCTGTTAAAGACATGCAGGTTACCTTTAAAATCAACGGAGTTTCATATAACAGAACTACCAACGCTTCAGGTGTTGCCAAATTGAATATAGGCCTTAATGTAGGGTTCTATACCATCACTGCATCAATTGACAATGTGGTTTATGCGGCTGAAGAGTTATCCAGGCACGTTCTGGTCAACGGTTCAACCCTGACCAGTGACGGGGATGTTGAAGTCGTTGCAGGAAACAAGTTCACTTACTCAGCATATCTCTTTGACCCTTATGGAAATCCTAGGGCGAACGCTGAAGTTGAATTTACCTATGCGGGCGTTACCAAAACAGCATCAACGGATTCAAAAGGTGTTGCATCAATAACCATTGACGGTTTGGCAAAAGGAGATTATCTCATTGTCTACAGGTATACTGGAGATAATACTGCGGGTGAAGCCAATATTCATGTATTTGGAGCGATTCCAATTGCAAGTTTGGTTTCAGCAGCAAATACTGTAAATCTCTATATTGAAAAGAATGCAAAATTGCCTTCAACTGTTACTATCGGTGATTTGACATTTACCACTGCTCAGTATTTATATCTGCTTTCAGAAGCCATTTACAATTTAAATAATGGTGATAAGTCTAATCTGTACGTATTTAACGTTAATAATCCAACAAATCCTGGTGCAGCTGCAAATATGGGTGTTTTAAATAAATACGTTGCTGTTGCAAGGAGCATACTGGACAGTATGGATTCAGGCACCACTCCAAATTCAGTGGACTCAGAATTAGGCAAAATCGGTTATGATGGAATCGTCTATGCCTTTACCAGAGTTATGGTGTACTATGGTTCAATGGCCAAACTGCCTACTTCAGTAGCTATCAAATCCTTGGTAATCTATACTTCCCAAAGCGTATTGGATTCAAAGAACACTATTACCAATTTGGAACCTTATTTGAATCCTTCCAAGAATTGTCAGGCAGATAATCCGACGATAGTTGCTTTAGCGGAATCATTGACGAAAGGTTTAACCACTTCCGTGGAAAAGGCTACCGCAATTTTCAATTACGTGAGGGATACGGTATCCTACAGCTTCTATTATGATACCAAATACGGTGCTGTAGGCACTTTAAATGCAAAAACAGGAAACTGTGTAGATCATTCTCACCTGCTGATTGCATTGTTCAGGGCAGCCGACCTTCCTGCAAGATATGTGCACGGAACATGTACATTCAGTAGCGGAAGCACTTACGGACACGTGTGGACTCAGGTTCTAATCGGTGATACGTGGGTTGTAGCTGATGCAACGAGTACTAGAAACTCTTTCGGTAAAGTTGTTAATTGGAATAACTATGCTTATTCTTTAAAAGGATATTATGCAGCTATATCATTCTAA
- a CDS encoding Ig-like domain repeat protein, whose product MIFTIVLIFFFAVSSVSALDLNNASDDFSSELISQDEFGDILVNGSVTTSLTANDTEMYYKDGTSFKVALSDVNGTALSNQSVIFSINGNNYTRVTNDNGIASIKINLNSGSYDITSYYSGTDTYAACNATNVLKVLSTISGQDIEKYFKNDTQYYATFVDTQGNLLVDTAVTFNINGVYYERKTNEKGTARLNINLPSGEYILTAINPANGEMSSNDISVLTTLYAEDLVKYYKNDSQYYVTVVNDVGNPVTNQNVTFNINGVFYTRTTNDNGVARMNINLNPGNYTITSAHPINGEMHSNNIEVLPTITAEDLKMSYRDGSRFTAHVIDDNGNPLAKSDVTFNINGIYYTRASDNEGNARLNINLDVGEYVITATNSKGLSVSNTITVSKSDSLIEARDAHIIAGLERDYSVTLMGTNNKTIPLNSIDFSCNGGTVTAVTDEEGVATITISDVSVGNYTLGFEFKGNKNYNPYKSSVTLTVENPTTKLIGKDLKMVYKDGSKFQVTLTDLKSNPLANRTITFNINGNSYDRTTDENGVAGLTINLVPGTYDISYSHGDVDDLDYNRGLNTITVSKLPAYFTTSDLAFDYGERGAFTATLTDANNAPLQGIDVIFDFSGSSYTRTTDASGVAKLNINQPVGYYEIKTSLNNNIYNAESKSNHILVDGSIFIASDLNTIARMTRDYSVTLLDAYRNPIPNAVVEFTYNGVSKRATTNAQGVATIQVNNLPGGDFPIVYNYIKENDAGQSYIHVSDSVLNVKNTISNLDAYLSDSRNCQVSNAEIVALARQLTEGLTNPLDKVWAIFEFVRDIPYSYYYNTKYGAVGTLHNKAGNCVDQAHLSIALYRAAGFPARYVHGTCVFNDGDVDGHVWSQVLVENTWIVSDSINRRNLPGQVNNWNNYNYQLKGYYASLPF is encoded by the coding sequence ATGATTTTTACTATTGTTTTAATATTCTTTTTTGCTGTATCTTCAGTTTCAGCGCTGGATTTAAATAATGCAAGTGACGATTTCTCATCAGAACTGATTTCTCAGGATGAATTCGGTGATATCCTGGTTAATGGAAGTGTAACTACTTCATTAACTGCAAATGATACTGAAATGTATTATAAGGACGGGACCTCATTTAAGGTCGCATTATCTGACGTTAACGGCACAGCACTGTCAAATCAGAGTGTAATATTCAGCATCAACGGCAATAACTATACGAGAGTAACCAATGATAATGGTATTGCTTCCATAAAGATAAACCTGAATTCCGGAAGCTATGATATAACGTCCTATTATTCCGGAACGGACACTTATGCGGCCTGCAATGCCACTAATGTCCTTAAGGTACTCTCAACAATCAGCGGGCAGGACATTGAAAAGTACTTTAAAAACGATACCCAGTATTATGCCACCTTTGTCGATACCCAAGGCAATCTGTTAGTCGATACCGCAGTTACCTTCAACATCAACGGCGTTTATTATGAAAGAAAGACCAACGAAAAGGGCACTGCAAGGCTTAACATCAATCTGCCTTCAGGAGAATACATTTTAACCGCAATCAATCCCGCAAACGGTGAAATGTCTTCAAATGATATATCTGTACTCACCACTTTATATGCGGAGGATCTTGTAAAATACTATAAAAATGACTCCCAGTATTATGTAACTGTCGTAAACGATGTGGGAAATCCTGTAACCAATCAGAACGTTACCTTCAACATCAATGGGGTTTTCTATACAAGAACCACTAATGACAATGGCGTTGCCAGAATGAATATCAATTTGAATCCCGGAAACTACACAATCACTTCAGCCCATCCAATTAACGGCGAGATGCACTCAAACAACATTGAAGTGCTTCCCACAATAACTGCCGAAGATTTGAAAATGAGCTATAGGGACGGAAGCCGATTCACAGCTCATGTTATTGACGATAATGGCAATCCATTGGCCAAAAGCGATGTAACTTTCAACATTAACGGTATTTATTACACGCGTGCAAGCGATAATGAGGGCAATGCACGTTTGAATATCAATCTTGACGTTGGAGAATATGTGATAACGGCCACTAATTCAAAAGGATTGTCAGTTTCAAATACAATAACAGTTTCCAAATCAGATTCACTCATTGAAGCCCGTGACGCTCATATTATCGCAGGCCTTGAAAGGGACTACAGCGTTACGTTAATGGGCACAAACAACAAGACCATTCCTTTAAACTCAATTGATTTCAGCTGCAACGGTGGCACTGTAACTGCAGTCACTGATGAGGAAGGCGTTGCAACGATTACCATTTCAGACGTTTCCGTTGGCAATTACACTCTCGGATTTGAATTCAAGGGAAACAAGAACTATAATCCGTACAAGTCATCAGTAACTTTAACCGTGGAAAATCCGACCACCAAATTAATCGGAAAGGATTTAAAGATGGTTTATAAGGACGGCTCCAAGTTCCAGGTTACCTTAACAGATTTGAAATCCAATCCTTTGGCAAACAGGACAATTACCTTTAATATCAACGGTAATTCATATGACCGCACTACCGATGAAAATGGAGTTGCGGGCCTGACCATTAACCTGGTTCCGGGCACTTATGATATTTCATACAGCCATGGCGACGTTGACGATTTGGATTATAACCGGGGATTAAATACCATAACCGTATCAAAGCTTCCGGCCTATTTCACTACCAGTGACCTTGCCTTTGATTATGGTGAAAGAGGTGCATTTACCGCAACATTAACCGATGCAAATAATGCTCCTTTGCAGGGAATTGACGTTATCTTTGATTTTTCCGGTTCTTCATACACAAGAACCACGGACGCTTCAGGCGTTGCCAAACTCAACATAAATCAGCCGGTGGGATATTATGAAATCAAAACTTCATTGAACAATAATATTTATAATGCAGAGAGCAAATCCAATCATATTCTGGTTGACGGCAGCATTTTCATTGCAAGTGATTTAAACACCATTGCACGTATGACCCGGGATTATTCAGTGACGCTTCTTGACGCATATAGAAATCCGATTCCGAATGCGGTCGTCGAGTTTACGTATAATGGTGTATCCAAGCGCGCAACTACCAATGCTCAGGGTGTAGCCACAATCCAAGTTAACAATTTGCCGGGAGGAGATTTCCCTATCGTCTATAACTACATTAAGGAAAATGACGCCGGCCAGTCATACATCCATGTATCTGACAGTGTATTGAATGTCAAAAACACTATTTCCAATTTGGACGCATATCTGTCAGATTCCAGAAACTGTCAGGTTTCAAATGCCGAAATCGTTGCCCTTGCAAGACAGCTGACCGAAGGCCTTACAAATCCTTTGGATAAGGTCTGGGCAATATTCGAATTCGTTAGGGACATACCTTACAGCTACTATTACAATACCAAATACGGCGCTGTTGGAACCTTGCACAATAAGGCAGGAAACTGTGTAGATCAGGCTCATCTGTCAATTGCATTGTACAGGGCTGCCGGTTTTCCTGCAAGATATGTTCACGGAACGTGTGTATTCAATGACGGCGACGTTGACGGTCATGTATGGTCTCAGGTTTTAGTTGAAAACACTTGGATTGTCAGCGATTCAATAAACCGCAGAAACTTGCCTGGCCAGGTCAATAACTGGAATAACTACAATTATCAGCTTAAGGGATACTATGCTTCCCTTCCTTTCTGA
- a CDS encoding phosphopantetheine adenylyltransferase: protein MGNNRYNKVAVGGTFDKFHDGHKKLLSTAFEIGNRVEIGVTSDAFGGQKGDIDSCKERMGNLKLFFSNKSNFHVVSLDDPYGTTIYDADFDAIVVSEETEPTAVKINEIRASKDMKPLDIVVVSFVLAEDGNPISSTRIRRGEINKNGLILKNQKI from the coding sequence ATGGGAAATAATAGGTATAATAAAGTGGCTGTTGGTGGAACTTTCGATAAATTTCATGACGGCCATAAGAAATTATTATCAACCGCTTTTGAAATAGGCAATCGGGTCGAGATTGGCGTGACTTCAGATGCCTTCGGGGGACAAAAGGGAGATATTGATTCTTGTAAAGAGAGGATGGGAAATCTTAAGCTGTTTTTCTCGAACAAAAGTAATTTTCATGTTGTGTCACTTGATGACCCATATGGAACTACCATTTATGATGCGGATTTTGACGCTATCGTTGTCAGTGAAGAGACTGAACCTACTGCAGTTAAAATCAATGAGATTAGAGCTTCAAAAGATATGAAACCTCTTGATATTGTTGTTGTTAGTTTTGTACTTGCCGAAGATGGAAATCCGATTTCGTCCACTAGAATTAGGAGGGGCGAAATAAATAAAAACGGGTTAATTCTAAAAAATCAGAAAATATAA
- a CDS encoding 4Fe-4S binding protein, whose translation MAVKIDSDVCGHIENCPVQGLCIKLCEQGAIIEEDGDVKIVPENCDDCDLCIQNCPNQAISKA comes from the coding sequence ATGGCAGTTAAAATTGATTCTGATGTTTGCGGACATATTGAAAATTGTCCAGTTCAAGGTTTATGCATTAAACTCTGTGAACAAGGAGCAATCATAGAAGAAGACGGTGACGTAAAAATCGTCCCTGAAAATTGTGATGATTGCGATTTATGTATTCAGAATTGTCCTAACCAAGCTATATCCAAAGCATGA